From the genome of Schaalia odontolytica:
GCGCGATGGTTTGCTTCGTTGCGTGTCAAAATCTGCATGGCACCTATCCTACTGTGTCACGGCCGGTATGTGTGGCGCGCGCCGCCGTCGCGACGAACTAGAGTAGACCCATGACTTCAGTGACTGATATTCGTCCCACGATCGCGCCGGTCCCGTTGAAGACTGCCCTGGCGGGCCTGGACATCCAGGGGTTCTACGCCGCCGACGGCCAGCTCGCGCAGATCGCAGAGTCCCCCCTCAGCCTGCGCGGCATCACCGTGTCGTCCGACGACTGCGAGGCCGACTGGCTGTTCGTCGCAATTCCGGGCCTTAAGCAGCACGGTATTCGTTTCGCGAACGCGGCGATCGAGGCCGGGGCGAGTGTCGTTCTCACGGACGAGGAGGGCCGCACGCAGGCCTTTGAACGAGGCCTGGGCGTGCCCGTCATTCAGGTGGCCGACCCGCGCGCCATCGTTCCGCAGCTGTGTGCGAATATCTACGCATCCCCCGCCACTCACCTCACGACGATGGCAGTGACTGGCACGAATGGGAAGACGACAACCTCCTACCTGATGCGCGCCGCCATCGCGTCACGATTCCCCAACGCGTCGCTGTGCGGCACGGTGGAAACGCACGTCGGCCCCATTTCGTTCGAGGCCGTGCGTACGACCGCCGAGGCTCCCGTCGTCGCACGCTTCCTGACGGCCACCGAACAGTACGAGTGCGGCGCCGGCGTTATCGAGCTGTCGGCACACGCACTGTCCCTGCACCGCGTCGACGGCATCGTCTTCGACGTAGCCGCGTTTACGAACCTGCAGCATGACCACCTCGACTATTACGGTGACATGGAGAACTACTTCCAGGCGAAGGCACTCCTGTTCACCCCCGAGCATTCCCGCCACGGCGTCGTCTGCGTGGATGACGAATGGGGTCGCCGCCTCGCTCAGCAGGCGACCGTGCCGGTCACGACGGTGTCCGCGCTGACCGAAGAGGCCGCCGACTGGCAGGTCCGAGATGTTACGCCCGATCAGACGATCGGACGCACCGTATTTTCCCTTGTCGACCCGTCAGGCACCGGGCACCGCGTCGCCATGCCGATCCTGGGTGAGGTCAATATTCAAAACACTGCCGTCGCGATCGTCAGCGCAGTGAGCCTCGGCATCGACCCTGCGGATGTGATCTCGGCAATCGAGGATGCTCCCCAGATCCCGGGACGCATGGAGAAGGTCAACCCGACGCCCGGCAGACAGCCGCTCGTCATCGTCGACTACGCCCATACGCCCGAGGCCCTCGAATGGACCCTGCGCTCAACCCGCGAGTTGACCCCCGGCCGTGTTGTCGTCGTCTTTGGAACGGACGGCGATCGTGATGCCACCAAGCGTGAACACCTCGCGCAGATCGCCGCGCGCGAAGCCGACGTGCTGTGGGTGACGGACGAGAACCCGCGCACCGAGGACCCGCAGGAAATCCGCGACTACCTGCTGCGCGGCATCGCATCCGTGCGTCCGGGCATGGAAGACGTCACCGAGGTAACAACCTGCCGCCGCGACGCCGTGCGACGCGCGATCCTCGCAGCTGAGCCCGGCGACACCGTCATCATCACGGGTAAGGGAGCCGAGTGGTACCAGGAAATCCAGGGGATCCACCACCGATACAACGACGTGCCCGTCGCCGCCGAGGTCCTCGTGGGCGACGTGCGCTCGCACGAATAAAAGCTGCGAAGCTGTGAACTGGCGCGCCGCACAGGCTCCCATCGGGCCTTTGCGGCGCGCCACGCCGTAGACTGGGCGGGTGAATGACTTTGACAACCAGCCCGACGTGACCGCCGAATTCGACGCGGACGCGGCCGAGAACTACATCGCCGACGCAGCCGGCGCCGCGCCTGACGCGATCGAACTGAGCGACGAAGAGACCGAGGCTCGCGCCCGTCTCATGCGCGCCAACCTCGACCAATTCGACTTGGACGAGGAGGACCTGGCGCTCCT
Proteins encoded in this window:
- a CDS encoding UDP-N-acetylmuramoyl-L-alanyl-D-glutamate--2,6-diaminopimelate ligase: MTSVTDIRPTIAPVPLKTALAGLDIQGFYAADGQLAQIAESPLSLRGITVSSDDCEADWLFVAIPGLKQHGIRFANAAIEAGASVVLTDEEGRTQAFERGLGVPVIQVADPRAIVPQLCANIYASPATHLTTMAVTGTNGKTTTSYLMRAAIASRFPNASLCGTVETHVGPISFEAVRTTAEAPVVARFLTATEQYECGAGVIELSAHALSLHRVDGIVFDVAAFTNLQHDHLDYYGDMENYFQAKALLFTPEHSRHGVVCVDDEWGRRLAQQATVPVTTVSALTEEAADWQVRDVTPDQTIGRTVFSLVDPSGTGHRVAMPILGEVNIQNTAVAIVSAVSLGIDPADVISAIEDAPQIPGRMEKVNPTPGRQPLVIVDYAHTPEALEWTLRSTRELTPGRVVVVFGTDGDRDATKREHLAQIAAREADVLWVTDENPRTEDPQEIRDYLLRGIASVRPGMEDVTEVTTCRRDAVRRAILAAEPGDTVIITGKGAEWYQEIQGIHHRYNDVPVAAEVLVGDVRSHE